From the Alloalcanivorax dieselolei B5 genome, one window contains:
- the ccoP gene encoding cytochrome-c oxidase, cbb3-type subunit III: MSDFWSGYIIFIVVLNLVGCAVLLFANSRLSAEEARQDTTGHKFDGIEERNQPLPRWWLFLFIGTLVFAVGYLVLYPGLGRFGGLLNWTSVTQWEQEVALVEKSSEPLFQEFAKVPVDELAHYPETRDVGGRLFAQNCAICHGSDARGARGYPNLTDGDWLYGGSPDAIVQTITSGRRGTMTPMAAAIGNSDEAVRDMAMYVQTLSRPDLKDKPEYRDAAERAEPRFQVCAACHGADATGNQMIGAPNLTDGIWLYGARLEDIETTIREGRQGHMPAHEGVLTPERIHVLAAYVYSLSMETEE, from the coding sequence ATGAGTGATTTCTGGAGCGGGTACATCATTTTTATCGTGGTGTTGAATCTGGTGGGTTGCGCGGTGCTGTTGTTCGCCAATTCCCGCCTGTCCGCCGAGGAGGCGCGACAGGACACCACCGGTCACAAGTTCGACGGCATCGAGGAGCGAAACCAGCCCCTACCCCGCTGGTGGCTGTTTCTGTTCATCGGCACCCTGGTTTTCGCCGTCGGCTATCTGGTGCTCTACCCAGGCCTGGGCCGGTTCGGCGGCCTGCTGAACTGGACCAGCGTCACTCAATGGGAACAGGAAGTGGCGCTGGTGGAAAAAAGCAGCGAGCCGTTGTTCCAGGAATTCGCCAAGGTGCCGGTGGATGAGCTGGCTCATTATCCCGAGACCCGGGACGTTGGTGGCCGGCTGTTCGCGCAGAACTGCGCCATCTGCCACGGCTCCGATGCGCGCGGCGCACGCGGCTATCCCAACCTTACCGATGGTGACTGGCTCTACGGCGGCTCCCCCGACGCCATCGTGCAGACCATTACCAGTGGACGCCGCGGCACCATGACGCCGATGGCGGCGGCCATTGGCAACAGCGACGAAGCGGTGCGGGACATGGCCATGTACGTGCAAACCCTCAGCCGGCCCGACCTCAAGGACAAGCCAGAGTATCGTGACGCGGCCGAACGGGCCGAGCCTCGGTTCCAGGTGTGCGCCGCCTGCCATGGCGCCGACGCCACCGGCAACCAGATGATTGGCGCCCCCAACCTGACCGATGGTATCTGGCTCTACGGGGCCCGTCTGGAGGACATCGAAACCACCATCCGGGAAGGCCGTCAGGGGCATATGCCAGCCCATGAAGGGGTTTTGACGCCGGAACGTATCCACGTGCTGGCCGCCTACGTCTACAGCCTGTCCATGGAGACCGAGGAGTAG
- the ccoS gene encoding cbb3-type cytochrome oxidase assembly protein CcoS — MESLLLLIPVALLFLAVAVWALFKALRQGQFEDLDHAAWTVIFEDREQRRNAGKGADHDR, encoded by the coding sequence ATGGAAAGCCTGCTCTTGTTGATTCCGGTGGCCTTGCTGTTCCTCGCCGTGGCGGTGTGGGCGCTGTTCAAGGCTTTACGCCAGGGCCAGTTCGAGGATCTGGATCATGCCGCCTGGACGGTGATTTTCGAAGACCGAGAACAGCGGCGAAACGCTGGCAAGGGGGCCGATCATGATCGTTGA
- the ccoG gene encoding cytochrome c oxidase accessory protein CcoG, producing the protein MSKTERIPVHSEGIDDGRSVALYAKRERIQAKQVSGHYQRLRDLGLSLTMGLYLLLPWVQWQGRQAVLFDLPHRSFHIFGITFWPQDFLFLAWALMLAAFALFFFTVLAGRVYCGYVCPQTTWTRFFMGIERIFEGDRHQRMKLDKAPWSFNKLWRRTGKHLCWLLLGLVTGLTFVGYFTPIRELVPDFLTAQVGGWALFWIGFFTVATYGNAGFLREQVCLYMCPYARFQSVMFDRDTLIVSYDTARGEPRGRGSRKKQAVSQTGDCVDCSLCVQVCPTGIDIRDGLQYECITCAACIDACDQVMDRINKPHGLIRYTTENALAGGRHQVLRPRLIGYGVVISLLSLAFVWALYSRVPLQVDVLRDRNQLYRLTSLGEVENSYRLELQNKDQHSHRYRVTLEAPEGLELVHGEVTVTLEGGQHRSLPLTVSYDPYVTDLDNRTIWFRVQDLDVPDLEVRHESRFIAP; encoded by the coding sequence ATGTCGAAAACGGAGCGCATCCCGGTTCATTCCGAAGGCATCGACGACGGCCGCTCGGTGGCGTTGTACGCCAAGCGTGAACGGATTCAGGCCAAGCAGGTGTCTGGCCATTACCAGCGCCTGCGCGATCTGGGACTGAGTCTGACCATGGGTCTGTATCTGTTGTTGCCCTGGGTACAGTGGCAGGGTCGGCAGGCGGTGCTGTTCGACCTGCCCCATCGCAGTTTCCACATCTTCGGCATCACCTTCTGGCCGCAGGACTTCCTGTTCCTGGCCTGGGCATTGATGCTGGCCGCGTTCGCCCTGTTCTTCTTTACCGTTCTGGCCGGGCGGGTCTACTGCGGTTATGTCTGCCCGCAGACCACCTGGACCCGCTTCTTTATGGGAATCGAACGGATATTCGAAGGCGACCGCCATCAGCGCATGAAGCTCGACAAGGCGCCCTGGTCGTTCAACAAACTCTGGCGTCGCACTGGCAAGCACCTGTGCTGGCTGTTGCTGGGGCTGGTCACGGGACTGACCTTCGTCGGCTACTTCACCCCGATCCGTGAGCTGGTGCCGGACTTTCTCACCGCCCAGGTGGGGGGCTGGGCGCTGTTCTGGATCGGCTTCTTCACCGTCGCCACCTACGGCAATGCCGGCTTCCTGCGTGAGCAGGTATGCCTGTATATGTGCCCCTACGCGCGTTTCCAGAGCGTCATGTTCGACCGCGACACGCTTATCGTGTCCTACGACACCGCCCGGGGCGAACCCCGTGGCCGTGGCTCCCGTAAAAAGCAGGCCGTCTCCCAGACTGGTGATTGCGTGGACTGCAGCCTGTGCGTACAGGTTTGCCCCACCGGCATCGATATTCGCGATGGCCTGCAGTACGAATGCATCACCTGTGCCGCCTGTATCGACGCCTGCGATCAGGTGATGGATCGCATCAACAAACCTCACGGGCTGATTCGCTACACCACCGAAAACGCCCTCGCCGGCGGCCGCCATCAGGTACTGAGGCCACGCCTGATCGGTTATGGCGTGGTGATTTCCCTGTTGTCGCTGGCGTTTGTCTGGGCGCTGTACAGCCGGGTGCCACTGCAGGTGGATGTGTTGCGTGACCGTAACCAACTCTATCGCCTCACCAGTCTGGGCGAGGTGGAAAACAGCTACCGCCTGGAACTGCAGAACAAGGACCAGCACAGCCACCGCTATCGCGTCACCCTGGAAGCGCCGGAGGGCCTGGAACTGGTCCACGGCGAAGTGACCGTGACACTGGAAGGCGGACAACACCGAAGCCTGCCCCTCACGGTCAGCTACGACCCCTATGTCACCGATCTGGACAACCGGACCATCTGGTTCCGGGTGCAGGATCTGGATGTGCCTGATCTGGAGGTGCGCCATGAATCACGCTTCATCGCTCCGTGA
- a CDS encoding FixH family protein, whose protein sequence is MNHASSLRDGTLPWYRYPLVWLVILIPLSSVVGGMVTLTLAIRHADATVADDWYQQGKAINRSMADLDQARRLGLELRLYAGEPAGLRLTSKVPMPWPERLQLAFRHPTFAERDIAMTFLHQGGGRYRADGGALAVNDHWVVTVTPEQGHWRLRQRLQPQQGAP, encoded by the coding sequence ATGAATCACGCTTCATCGCTCCGTGATGGCACCCTGCCCTGGTATCGCTACCCGTTGGTATGGCTGGTTATTCTGATCCCGCTGTCCTCGGTGGTGGGGGGCATGGTTACCCTGACTCTGGCGATACGTCATGCCGACGCCACCGTGGCGGACGACTGGTATCAACAGGGCAAGGCCATCAACCGTTCCATGGCCGACCTGGATCAGGCCCGCCGGCTCGGTCTCGAACTGCGGCTGTACGCCGGTGAACCGGCCGGTCTGCGACTGACCAGCAAAGTGCCCATGCCCTGGCCTGAACGGTTGCAACTGGCGTTCCGCCACCCGACCTTCGCCGAGCGCGATATTGCCATGACATTCCTTCATCAGGGAGGCGGTCGTTATCGCGCCGACGGGGGCGCTCTGGCGGTGAATGATCACTGGGTGGTGACGGTGACGCCGGAACAGGGACATTGGCGATTGCGTCAGCGCCTGCAGCCGCAGCAGGGCGCGCCATGA
- a CDS encoding sulfite exporter TauE/SafE family protein — translation MIVDPLTVALTGALALGVGGALHCAGMCGGIAAALSFSIPEERRRGSRLIAWQGLFGSGRLLTYAGLGAVAGGLGSQLASGPVAGGWHWPALLSALLMVLLTAHFLGRSAPIRALERLGAGLWRRLSPLTRRLMPVDHPLKALALGGLWGFLPCGLLYSALVLAAGTGEWADGALVMGMFGATTLLPVGAAGVFGGQLARLRRGPARYVAAAMTLALALVFLQHGLPGDVHVHHHP, via the coding sequence ATGATCGTTGACCCGCTTACCGTGGCGTTGACCGGTGCGCTCGCCCTCGGCGTCGGCGGTGCCCTGCACTGCGCCGGAATGTGCGGCGGCATCGCTGCCGCCCTGAGCTTCTCGATCCCCGAAGAACGGCGGCGCGGCAGCAGGCTGATCGCCTGGCAGGGGCTGTTTGGCAGCGGCCGCCTGTTGACCTACGCCGGTCTGGGCGCGGTCGCCGGAGGCCTGGGCAGTCAATTGGCCAGTGGCCCGGTGGCGGGCGGTTGGCACTGGCCAGCGTTGCTGTCAGCGCTGTTGATGGTTTTGCTGACCGCTCATTTCCTCGGCCGCAGCGCGCCGATCCGGGCACTGGAGCGTCTCGGGGCCGGGCTGTGGCGCCGGCTGTCCCCGCTGACGCGCCGTCTGATGCCGGTGGATCACCCGCTCAAGGCGCTGGCACTGGGTGGTCTGTGGGGGTTCTTGCCCTGTGGATTGCTTTATTCCGCCCTGGTGCTGGCCGCCGGAACCGGTGAATGGGCCGATGGTGCCCTGGTCATGGGGATGTTCGGCGCCACTACCCTGCTGCCGGTGGGCGCTGCCGGCGTGTTCGGCGGGCAATTGGCGCGGTTGCGGCGGGGGCCCGCCCGATATGTGGCGGCGGCGATGACATTGGCGCTGGCGCTGGTGTTTCTTCAGCACGGGCTGCCCGGAGACGTCCATGTCCATCACCATCCTTGA
- a CDS encoding heavy metal translocating P-type ATPase has translation MSTACWHCGEGVGVSPFVARTPGGEKPTCCPGCAAAVEMIHRLGLEDYYAIRSNNGPLVAGEEAERTLALFDMPQLLAAHIQEQDDRRRLRLQVSGLTCAACCWLIEKVVMGLPGARSVQVNLASMQLTLEYDAAEHRFPRNAVRRILELGYRVALPGDPTWEGHLQKERRRLLGRLALAGLGAMQAMMYSAALYIGVFEGTDRIYQDLFRLAGLLVATPVVFYSGWPFFQGAWRSLKVRRPTMDVPVALALLLAWGGSLVVMASGGEHVYFDSAAMFVFFLLLSRWLELHQRQRIQRSWQQLQDTLPLVVRRLGDIEGGDWVATAQLCAGDTVRVSQGETVPVDGVIRAGEARLNEAALTGESLPRTRTTGDVVQAGCRILEGSVDIEAASAADSSLVARIGEQVARAQEERVTVVRDWQRVAPLFTVTVLLLAIATLLLHWHRGPAEAFEHMLALLVVTCPCALALAVPLTLSATLARALKLGLLIASPSQFLSLPGIRGVLFDKTGTLTTGRFQRVAWQATADVGAEGLTTLPRIAAGLERDHPHPLARAFDDLSPVPIEDLRLSTSGARGRFQGHQWAMGGAPELSRGGETCLTLTRDGQTQALFWLRDQPRAEAPAVLEQLRQRGWRLRMASGDAAEPVATLADELGIGEARSRLAPHDKAAWLQKLEQQEGPQMMVGDGINDAPALLRATVSVAPAAASSLARRAAGIYLLNEGLQGLADLPRLADRCQAVIRQNLTWALGYNLVAIPLAMAGWIPPWAAALGMSASSLLVTLNANRITTWKACSC, from the coding sequence ATGAGCACGGCCTGCTGGCACTGTGGCGAAGGCGTCGGTGTTTCGCCTTTCGTCGCCCGCACTCCGGGAGGGGAAAAGCCCACCTGCTGTCCTGGCTGCGCCGCCGCCGTGGAGATGATTCATCGCCTCGGTCTGGAGGACTACTACGCTATCCGCAGCAATAACGGGCCGCTGGTGGCCGGCGAGGAAGCGGAGCGCACTCTGGCACTGTTCGATATGCCTCAGTTGCTGGCCGCTCACATCCAGGAGCAGGATGATCGGCGGCGCTTGCGGCTGCAGGTCTCCGGGCTTACCTGCGCGGCCTGCTGCTGGCTGATTGAAAAAGTGGTGATGGGGCTCCCCGGCGCCCGCTCGGTTCAGGTCAATCTGGCCAGCATGCAATTGACCCTGGAATATGACGCCGCCGAACACCGATTCCCCCGCAACGCCGTGCGCCGCATTCTGGAACTGGGCTACCGGGTCGCCCTGCCGGGCGATCCCACCTGGGAAGGGCATCTGCAGAAAGAACGGCGCCGCCTGTTGGGCCGGTTGGCGTTGGCCGGCCTTGGCGCGATGCAGGCCATGATGTATTCCGCCGCGCTCTACATTGGCGTGTTCGAGGGCACGGATCGCATTTACCAGGACCTGTTCCGGCTGGCGGGTCTGCTGGTGGCCACACCGGTGGTGTTCTATTCCGGCTGGCCCTTTTTCCAGGGCGCCTGGCGCAGCCTGAAAGTACGCCGCCCGACCATGGACGTGCCGGTGGCCCTGGCGCTGTTGTTGGCCTGGGGCGGCTCGCTGGTGGTGATGGCCAGCGGTGGTGAGCACGTTTACTTCGATTCCGCCGCCATGTTCGTGTTCTTCCTGCTGCTCAGCCGCTGGCTGGAACTGCACCAGCGTCAGCGCATCCAGCGTTCCTGGCAGCAGTTGCAGGACACTCTGCCGTTGGTCGTGCGGCGGCTGGGTGACATCGAGGGTGGCGACTGGGTGGCTACCGCCCAGTTGTGCGCCGGCGATACCGTGCGCGTCAGCCAGGGGGAAACCGTGCCGGTGGATGGGGTTATCCGCGCCGGCGAAGCGCGCCTTAACGAGGCGGCCCTGACCGGCGAATCCCTGCCGCGTACCCGCACCACCGGCGATGTGGTGCAGGCCGGCTGCCGGATCCTGGAAGGCAGTGTGGATATCGAGGCCGCGAGTGCCGCCGACAGCAGCCTGGTGGCGCGCATAGGGGAACAGGTGGCGCGCGCGCAGGAAGAACGGGTGACGGTGGTGAGAGATTGGCAGAGAGTGGCCCCGCTGTTCACCGTCACGGTACTGCTGCTGGCGATAGCCACCCTTCTGTTGCATTGGCATCGCGGTCCGGCTGAGGCGTTCGAGCACATGCTGGCCTTGCTGGTGGTGACCTGCCCTTGCGCCTTGGCGTTGGCGGTGCCGTTGACACTGTCCGCCACGCTGGCCCGGGCGCTGAAGCTGGGCTTGCTGATTGCTTCCCCTTCTCAGTTTTTATCCTTGCCGGGTATTCGCGGTGTCCTGTTTGATAAGACCGGCACTCTGACCACCGGCCGATTTCAGCGGGTGGCGTGGCAAGCCACCGCCGACGTCGGGGCGGAAGGACTCACCACCCTGCCCCGAATCGCAGCCGGTCTGGAACGGGATCATCCGCACCCGCTGGCGAGGGCTTTTGATGATTTATCGCCGGTGCCGATCGAGGACTTGCGTTTGAGCACCAGCGGCGCCCGCGGCCGTTTTCAGGGCCACCAATGGGCCATGGGCGGGGCGCCGGAGTTGAGTCGTGGCGGCGAGACGTGTCTGACCCTCACACGTGACGGCCAAACCCAGGCGCTGTTCTGGTTGCGGGACCAGCCACGTGCGGAAGCCCCGGCGGTACTTGAGCAACTGCGTCAACGGGGGTGGCGGCTGCGCATGGCCAGCGGCGACGCCGCCGAGCCGGTGGCCACGCTGGCTGATGAACTGGGCATCGGCGAAGCCCGCTCGCGATTGGCGCCCCATGACAAAGCGGCCTGGTTGCAGAAACTGGAGCAGCAGGAAGGACCGCAAATGATGGTGGGAGATGGCATCAACGACGCGCCCGCGCTGTTGCGGGCGACGGTATCGGTGGCACCGGCGGCGGCTTCCAGTCTGGCGCGTCGCGCCGCCGGGATCTATTTGCTCAACGAGGGGCTGCAGGGGCTGGCTGATCTGCCCCGTCTGGCGGATCGCTGCCAGGCGGTGATCCGCCAGAACCTGACCTGGGCTCTCGGCTACAACCTGGTGGCGATCCCTCTTGCCATGGCCGGCTGGATACCGCCCTGGGCAGCGGCTCTGGGAATGTCCGCCTCGTCACTGCTGGTGACACTCAACGCCAATAGGATAACCACATGGAAAGCCTGCTCTTGTTGA
- a CDS encoding cbb3-type cytochrome oxidase subunit 3: MTYHSVLTVLFFLAFLALVAWVYRPGRKQQYQELAKLPVRDDQQARAGSGGEQIHE; encoded by the coding sequence ATGACTTATCACAGCGTTCTGACCGTACTGTTTTTCCTGGCGTTTCTCGCCCTGGTGGCCTGGGTCTACCGGCCCGGCCGCAAACAGCAATATCAGGAACTGGCCAAGCTGCCGGTGCGTGACGATCAACAGGCCCGGGCCGGGAGCGGCGGGGAGCAAATCCATGAGTGA
- the hemN gene encoding oxygen-independent coproporphyrinogen III oxidase — MTQWNPDLIRRFGGPGPRYTSYPPATQFHEEVGEEDYRRAAARGNQARRPLSLYCHIPFCATVCYYCACNRIITGNRAKAEDYLTFLKQEIKAKAALVDPQRPVVQMHWGGGTPTYLSDAQMTELVYDLARHFNLLEDDRGEYAIEVDPRTVDRARLGLLRGLGFNRLSIGIQDLDPVVQKAVNREQSLELITEVFEAARDFGFHSINADMIYGLPWQSASSLARSLEQLLALRPERISLYNYAHMPARFKVQRQIQETALPSPEEKLAMLKLAGETLEAAGYVLIGMDHFALPDDPMAVAQRNGTLHRNFQGYSLHGDADLLGMGISAISAFDDFYAQNVKVLSDWQEAVQEGRMPIERGFLLDWDDRLRRDVIMGLLCDLRLDLVAFRQRWEVDFADYFKDQLAALGEFEKLGLIDMDGPVLKVTDTGRLVVRALAMLFDRYAGTPNPQRFSRII; from the coding sequence ATGACGCAATGGAATCCGGATCTGATCCGCCGATTCGGAGGCCCCGGGCCCCGCTACACCTCCTATCCGCCGGCCACCCAGTTTCATGAGGAAGTCGGCGAGGAGGACTACCGGCGGGCCGCGGCCCGCGGTAATCAGGCCCGCCGTCCACTGTCGCTGTACTGCCATATCCCGTTCTGCGCCACGGTGTGCTACTACTGCGCCTGCAACCGGATCATCACCGGCAACCGGGCCAAGGCCGAGGATTATCTGACCTTCCTGAAGCAGGAGATCAAAGCCAAGGCGGCGCTGGTGGACCCGCAACGGCCCGTGGTGCAGATGCATTGGGGCGGCGGCACCCCCACCTACCTCAGTGACGCGCAGATGACCGAGCTGGTCTATGACCTGGCCCGTCATTTCAATCTGCTGGAAGATGATCGCGGCGAGTACGCCATCGAGGTCGATCCGCGCACGGTGGATCGCGCCCGTCTCGGGCTGCTGCGGGGGCTGGGTTTCAACCGGCTCAGTATCGGCATTCAGGATCTGGATCCGGTGGTGCAGAAAGCGGTTAACCGGGAGCAATCCCTCGAGCTGATCACCGAAGTATTCGAGGCCGCCCGGGATTTCGGTTTCCACTCCATCAATGCCGACATGATTTACGGTTTGCCCTGGCAGTCCGCCTCCAGCCTGGCCCGCTCCCTGGAACAGTTGCTGGCTTTACGCCCGGAGCGCATTTCACTTTACAACTACGCCCATATGCCGGCGCGCTTCAAGGTGCAGCGACAAATCCAGGAAACCGCGCTGCCCAGTCCGGAGGAAAAACTCGCCATGCTGAAACTGGCCGGCGAAACCCTGGAGGCGGCCGGCTACGTGCTGATCGGCATGGATCATTTTGCCCTGCCGGACGATCCCATGGCGGTGGCGCAGCGCAACGGCACCCTGCACCGCAATTTCCAAGGCTACTCGTTGCATGGCGACGCCGACCTTTTGGGCATGGGGATCAGCGCGATCAGCGCTTTTGATGATTTCTACGCGCAGAACGTCAAGGTTCTGAGCGACTGGCAGGAAGCCGTGCAAGAGGGGCGTATGCCGATCGAGCGGGGTTTCCTGCTCGATTGGGACGATCGCCTGCGCCGTGACGTGATCATGGGGCTGCTGTGCGACCTGCGGCTGGATCTGGTCGCCTTTCGACAGCGTTGGGAAGTGGATTTCGCCGATTATTTCAAGGACCAGCTGGCCGCGCTGGGCGAATTCGAGAAACTGGGGCTGATTGATATGGACGGCCCCGTGTTGAAGGTCACCGATACCGGGCGCCTGGTGGTGCGCGCTCTGGCGATGTTGTTTGACCGCTATGCCGGCACCCCGAACCCACAGCGATTCAGTCGCATTATTTAG
- the ccoN gene encoding cytochrome-c oxidase, cbb3-type subunit I: MQDAAAPPAYHYHVVRQFTVMTVVWGVVGMFVGVWIAAQLAWPALNFDLPWLSFGRLRPLHTNAVIFAFGGCALIGTSLYVVQRTCQAPLVLPGLAAFVFWGYQAVIVLAAVSLPLGFTSAKEYAELEWPIDILLALVWVAYAVVFFGTIAKRRTGHIYVANWFYGGFILAVALLHIVNSAAIPISLTKSYSAYAGAIDAMVQWWYGHNAVGFFLTAGFLGMMYYYVPIQAERPVYSYRLSIVHFWALIAVYMWAGPHHLHYSSLPDWAQSVGMVFSIVLLAPSWGGMINGVMTLSGAWHKLRDDPIIRFLIVALSFYGMSTFEGPLMSIKTVNALSHNTDWTIGHVHAGALGWVAMISIGALYVMTPRLFGRQRMYSVGWINVHFWLSTIGTVLYIAAMWVSGIMQGLMWRAVNDDGTLTYNFVQELVERQPFYIVRLIGGVVFLVGMLLMALNVYLTIRGTRDDAGEDNRLALAY; this comes from the coding sequence ATGCAAGACGCCGCTGCGCCGCCGGCGTACCACTACCATGTGGTTCGCCAATTTACAGTCATGACCGTGGTTTGGGGGGTCGTGGGCATGTTCGTGGGGGTCTGGATCGCCGCGCAACTGGCTTGGCCCGCCTTGAACTTTGATTTGCCCTGGCTGAGTTTCGGGCGCCTTCGCCCGCTGCACACCAACGCCGTAATCTTCGCCTTTGGCGGCTGTGCCTTGATCGGCACGTCCTTATATGTGGTTCAGCGCACTTGTCAGGCCCCACTGGTGTTGCCGGGGCTGGCGGCTTTCGTGTTCTGGGGGTATCAGGCGGTCATCGTTCTCGCCGCTGTGAGTCTGCCGCTGGGGTTCACCAGCGCCAAGGAATACGCGGAGCTGGAGTGGCCGATCGATATTCTGCTGGCTCTGGTCTGGGTGGCCTATGCGGTGGTCTTTTTCGGCACCATCGCGAAACGGCGTACCGGACACATTTATGTGGCCAACTGGTTCTATGGCGGCTTTATTCTGGCGGTGGCGCTGTTGCATATCGTCAATAGCGCCGCCATACCGATTTCCCTGACCAAGTCCTATTCGGCCTATGCCGGCGCCATCGATGCCATGGTGCAGTGGTGGTACGGCCACAACGCCGTTGGCTTTTTCCTCACCGCGGGCTTCCTCGGCATGATGTACTACTACGTGCCGATTCAAGCGGAACGTCCGGTCTATTCCTACCGTTTGTCCATCGTGCATTTCTGGGCGCTGATCGCGGTGTACATGTGGGCCGGGCCGCATCATCTGCACTATTCCTCCCTGCCGGATTGGGCCCAGTCCGTGGGCATGGTGTTCTCCATCGTCCTGCTGGCGCCCAGCTGGGGCGGCATGATCAACGGTGTCATGACGCTGTCCGGCGCCTGGCACAAGTTGCGTGACGACCCGATTATCCGCTTCCTGATCGTCGCCCTCTCCTTCTACGGCATGAGCACCTTTGAAGGGCCGCTGATGTCGATCAAGACGGTCAATGCGCTCAGCCATAACACCGACTGGACCATCGGCCACGTGCACGCCGGCGCCCTGGGCTGGGTGGCGATGATCTCCATCGGCGCGCTTTATGTCATGACGCCGCGCCTGTTTGGCCGCCAGCGCATGTATTCCGTGGGCTGGATCAACGTGCATTTCTGGCTTTCCACCATTGGCACGGTGCTCTACATCGCCGCCATGTGGGTGTCCGGGATCATGCAGGGCCTGATGTGGCGGGCGGTCAATGACGACGGCACCCTCACCTACAACTTCGTTCAGGAGCTGGTGGAACGGCAGCCGTTCTACATTGTGCGTCTGATCGGCGGTGTGGTGTTCCTGGTCGGCATGTTGCTGATGGCACTCAATGTCTATCTCACCATTCGCGGCACCCGTGATGACGCCGGTGAAGACAACCGTCTGGCCCTTGCCTACTAG
- the fnr gene encoding fumarate/nitrate reduction transcriptional regulator Fnr, which produces MPRHVSCNDCSLSPICLPLAVAPSQLDELDGIIRRGRPLKRGEHLFRAASPFGAVYAVRSGALKTYVLSDEGEEQVTGFYLPGEIVGMDGISTAHHVSNAKALETATVCEIPFHRLEDLSQRIPSLQHHFFSLMSNEIRADRELHMLLSKKSADDRVASLLLSLAARQQRRGLSSSRFRLPMSRYDIANYLGLAVETVSRIFTRFQQQEMLLVDGRDVEIIDREALCGSGRLQVEAP; this is translated from the coding sequence ATGCCTCGTCACGTTTCATGCAACGACTGTAGTCTCAGCCCCATTTGCCTGCCGTTGGCGGTGGCGCCTTCCCAGCTTGACGAACTGGATGGCATCATCCGCCGCGGCCGCCCTCTCAAGCGCGGAGAGCACCTGTTTCGCGCCGCCTCCCCGTTCGGAGCGGTTTACGCCGTGCGCTCCGGGGCCCTGAAGACCTATGTCCTCTCCGATGAGGGCGAGGAACAGGTTACCGGCTTCTACCTGCCGGGTGAGATCGTCGGCATGGACGGCATCAGCACCGCGCACCACGTTTCCAACGCCAAGGCATTGGAAACCGCCACGGTGTGCGAGATCCCCTTCCATCGCCTGGAGGATCTGTCGCAGCGCATCCCCTCCTTGCAGCATCACTTCTTCTCGCTGATGAGCAACGAGATCCGAGCCGACCGCGAACTGCACATGCTGTTGAGTAAGAAGAGCGCGGATGACAGAGTGGCTTCTCTACTGTTGTCCCTGGCCGCGCGTCAGCAGCGCCGGGGCTTGAGCAGCAGCCGCTTCCGTCTGCCCATGTCCCGCTACGACATCGCCAATTACCTGGGACTGGCGGTGGAAACAGTGAGCCGCATTTTCACCCGTTTTCAGCAGCAGGAGATGCTGCTGGTGGACGGCAGGGATGTGGAAATCATCGACCGGGAGGCGCTTTGCGGCAGCGGCAGACTACAAGTGGAGGCACCATGA
- the ccoO gene encoding cytochrome-c oxidase, cbb3-type subunit II produces the protein MANRHAVIEKNVGLLIVLILVAVSFGGLAEIVPLFWQKSTTEPMSTLRPYDALEMAGRDIYIREGCHVCHTQMVRPLRAETERFGPYSVAGEDVWEHPFLWGSKRTGPDLARVGLRPITEQWHREHLRDPRAVVPESNMPAYPWLQNTPVDWKHMERKLSVFKDLFGVPYSEQDVAEQMEKVNGEWADASEEDALVAYLLSLGQARKEVRE, from the coding sequence ATGGCAAACCGACACGCCGTAATCGAGAAAAACGTGGGCCTGCTGATCGTGCTGATTCTGGTGGCGGTGAGCTTCGGCGGGCTGGCCGAGATCGTACCGTTGTTCTGGCAGAAATCCACCACCGAGCCGATGTCCACTTTGCGGCCCTACGATGCCTTGGAAATGGCCGGTCGCGATATCTACATCCGTGAAGGCTGCCATGTATGCCACACCCAGATGGTGCGGCCGCTGCGCGCGGAAACCGAACGGTTCGGGCCGTACAGCGTGGCCGGAGAAGACGTCTGGGAGCATCCGTTCCTGTGGGGGTCCAAGCGTACCGGTCCGGATCTGGCACGGGTGGGACTGCGCCCGATCACCGAACAATGGCATCGGGAACACCTGCGCGATCCGCGCGCGGTGGTGCCTGAGTCCAATATGCCAGCCTACCCCTGGCTGCAAAACACGCCGGTGGATTGGAAGCACATGGAACGCAAGCTGAGCGTGTTCAAGGACCTATTCGGTGTGCCCTACAGCGAGCAGGATGTGGCCGAGCAGATGGAAAAGGTGAACGGCGAATGGGCCGATGCCAGTGAGGAAGACGCGCTGGTGGCTTACCTGCTCTCCCTTGGCCAGGCCCGTAAGGAGGTTCGTGAATGA